One Phragmites australis chromosome 23, lpPhrAust1.1, whole genome shotgun sequence DNA window includes the following coding sequences:
- the LOC133905850 gene encoding protein NUCLEAR FUSION DEFECTIVE 4-like, translating into MATALTRTRTRTRWSALAASALIQCFAGSSYCFGVYSPALKASQGYDQSALDAVAFFKDVGANAGVPSGFLAAWAPAGRRRPWLVLLAGAALCAVGYLPMWLAVAGIVPAPLPLMCVYMLLAAQAQTFFNTADVVTAVENFPGRRGTVIGIMKGFLGLSGAILVQIYHTLHIDPSTFILMLAALPTAITLMLMYFVDVHNTHERYSKKFLDAFSLIAVTVAGYLMAFIICDQVFIISSAVQSVCSVILLLLLLSPVAVVVMAQKSEPIQHEESTSEQRIRLLQEEDAEDSVSARSTTAPGGSNQYLSDGKENLNLLQAMCKLNFWLLFLSMACGMGSGLATVNNISQIGGSLGYTTKETSTLVSLWSIWNFSGRFGAGFISDHFLRLRGVGRPFFIGVTLLIMSVGHAIISSGLPTSLYIGSVLVGLCYGCQWALMPSITSEIFGLNHFGTIFNMVAVASPVGSYILSVRVVGYIYDMESPPDEHACLGNHCFALSFMIMAGVCVFGSAVAFVLFIRTRKFYRRVVYASLQSFLEK; encoded by the exons ATGGCGACCGCACTGACGCGGACGCGGACGCGGACGCGGTGGTCGGCGCTGGCGGCGAGCGCGTTGATCCAGTGCTTCGCGGGGAGCTCCTACTGCTTCGGCGTCTACTCGCCGGCCCTCAAGGCCTCCCAGGGTTACGACCAGTCCGCGCTCGACGCCGTCGCCTTCTTCAAGGACGTCGGCGCCAACGCTGGCGTCCCCTCGGGATTCCTCGCCGCATGGGCGCCCGCGGGCCGCCGGCGCCCGTGGCTCGtcctcctcgccggcgccgcgctCTGCGCTGTCGGATACCTCCCCATGTGGCTCGCCGTCGCGGGGATCGTGCCCGCGCCGCTCCCTCTCATGTGCGTCTACATGCTGCTCGCCGCCCAGGCGCAGACCTTCTTCAACACCGCCGACGTCGTCACTGCCGTCGAGAACTTCCCCGGTCGACGAGGCACCGTCATCGGCATCATGAAG GGTTTTCTAGGCTTAAGTGGTGCAATACTTGTCCAAATATACCACACTCTCCATATTGATCCCAGCACTTTCATACTGATGCTGGCAGCCTTGCCGACAGCCATCACATTGATGCTCATGTATTTTGTCGACGTCCACAACACACATGAACGGTACAGCAAGAAATTCCTTGATGCTTTCTCTCTCATCGCCGTTACTGTTGCTGGGTACCTAATGGCTTTCATAATCTGTGATCAAGTCTTCATCATAAGTTCAGCTGTGCAGAGTGTTTGCTCTGTGATACTCCTGCTACTACTTTTGTCTCCAGTAGCTGTTGTTGTAATGGCCCAAAAGTCAGAACCAATACAGCATGAAGAATCAACCTCAGAACAAAGAATTCGATTACTTCAagaagaggatgcagaggatTCTGTGAGTGCCCGCTCTACTACTGCACCCGGGGGATCTAACCAATACCTGTCTGACGGAAAAGAAAACCTGAATCTACTACAGGCCATGTGCAAACTGAACTTCTGGTTGCTCTTTCTCTCAATGGCTTGCGGGATGGGATCAGGTCTCGCCACTGTGAACAATATCAGCCAGATCGGCGGCTCCCTTGGTTACACAACCAAGGAGACCAGCACACTTGTGTCACTCTGGAGCATCTGGAACTTCTCAGGGAGGTTTGGTGCAGGCTTCATCTCCGACCATTTCCTTCGCCTGCGAGGAGTTGGCAGGCCATTCTTCATAGGCGTCACACTATTGATCATGAGTGTGGGTCACGCCATCATCTCCTCCGGTCTCCCCACATCGCTCTACATTGGTTCAGTGCTTGTCGGCCTGTGCTACGGGTGTCAGTGGGCTCTGATGCCGAGCATAACGTCTGAGATCTTTGGGCTAAACCATTTTGGCACCATCTTCAACATGGTGGCTGTTGCAAGCCCTGTTGGTTCTTACATCCTCTCGGTGCGTGTTGTGGGTTACATATATGACATGGAGTCTCCACCAGATGAGCATGCCTGCCTAGGTAATCATTGCTTTGCGCTCTCTTTCATGATCATGGCCGGTGTCTGTGTGTTCGGGTCTGCTGTCGCATTTGTGCTGTTCATCAGAACAAGGAAGTTCTACAGGCGGGTTGTATATGCGAGCTTGCAGTCCTTTCTAGAGAAATGA